Sequence from the Leishmania donovani BPK282A1 complete genome, chromosome 16 genome:
GCAGTCTGCATTGAGCAGGTCGAGGTTTTGGGTGTTGGGATTCAGGATCATCGGAAAGTCCGGAAGCACGGTGAGGACATAAAGAAAGACACCCAGGCTCCACATATCCGACGACGGCATGAGCCGCTCTACCTTCAGCGTCTCTGGTGCCATGTACGCGGTGGTGCCCAGGGACGACTGCACCGCTTCTTGGTACCCACCCAGCACCTCGCGACTGGCGTCCAAGTCCGTCAGAACAATCTGCTGTTTGTTGTTGTAAAACATGGCGTTCTCCACCTTCAGGTCACCGTGGACGATCGGCGGGTTGCGCTCGTGCAGAAAGGCAAGGGCGAGAGAAAGCTGGAGTGCAACGGAGCAGACGAAGCTCTCGTCAAAGTGGCCGCCGCGGAAGCTGCGGATCATTGCCCCCACGTCACCTTCTTGATAATAGGGCATGCAAATGCACACCGTGCGTCGATCCGGCTTCAGTTGCACGGCTAGGTACTCGACGAGGTGAGGATGCTGCATTACCGTCATGAAGCGAACGGACTTCTGGTACTCATCCAGCGCTttcgcctcgctgccgaaATGCATCGACTTCAGCACAACCTTCTGCAGTCGACTCTCGTGAGAGAGATGCTCGCTGACGAAGCGGTACGCCGCACTCGATGGGCCAGCCTGCGCGACCTCCTCCATTGTtggctgcaccacctccatcAGGTCTACAACGCCCTGCGCACCCTCACCCAGCCGGCGCGGCGAGGCCAGATTCTGCATGAGCCCCGAATCACCGCACAGCATGCCGAGCGACTCATCGTCCGTGAAGACCCCGTACTCGACGCCGGAGCCTTTCTTGTGCGTATTCATGTGCTCTCGCAGCTCCTGCTTGAGCAGCACAAACCCGCAGTGCCTGCACTGCATGGCGGAAGCGCGGTGAATGGACTGAATGCTGGAGAGTGAGACGTAGCTGGCAAACCGCTCCGACCGGTCGTGCCACACGATCTTCGTGTTGTCGTCGGAATAGCCCAGTACCGTACCGTAGGACGCGTAGCCAGTGGTGGTGCTAGTGTCTCCGAGCTCAGGTGCGGCGCTAACgacggccgcagctgcgacggATAGGATTGGCTTAAACGTCACCGCAATAAAGCGGTTCTTTTTCTCCCCCAATACAAACTGGGGTTGCTGGCCCTTGCCAAAGAAGACAAGCCGCCGCCCCGAGCTTGGGTTCACCGGCTCAGCAAGCAACGGCATCGGCCAGCCGATCTCACGCGGGGAGGGTCGGGGCACGacggacggcggcgacagggAGCTGTGGGGACGCCCAGGGGAGTGGGGAGTGAAGATATAGTCGACAAGCTGCCGAGCGCCGAGGGCCtcgggcggcagcggcctctCGTAAGTATCGGAGTGCCGGTGTGGAAAGGGCGACGATGAGAGCTCACCTGAACCGAGActcggcgcggcggaggacaAGGTCGAGTGAAAGGTGGAGGTGTGAGCCCTTAACGATGAGCCGTGCTTTCGGGCAGTCTCTGCCTGCAAAGGGGTGCCCTCACTAcgctgctgcgtcggggCGGATTGTGAAGCGGGTCGGctcagcggcgacggtgcgaACGGCGCGAACGGAGGAGGCGTCTGCGCGTTAAGCTGGTACAAACTCTGTGGCGCTGAAAAGTCTGTGCACGCGTTCAGCATCTCTGAAGGCCAACCGTACGCGGCAttttcgctcttctccccaGACGGCGCCAACTCGTTGCGCTCGTCGGACCGCTGATAGGACTCACCGTAGTCGCCTGCAGAAGACGACATAGGCCACAAGTATCGAAGGAGCAAGCAGGGACCGGAACTCGCTGCCTTTTTCCGTGtcggtgtgggtgtgtctgCTTCgggcaacaacaacgaaaaaaaaggagcggcgggagagagacgacgcCGACtgggaaagggggaggagggaatgaaaacaaaaaaagataAGCACCAAACAAAGGAGGACGGGTGTGGTGAGGCGAAAAAAGGAATAAAAGAGAAGCGGAAAAAGAGGATGAtggcacacacccacacgcacacacaagcacgcacacgcagacgacGACACAGGCTGTACAGCCGCcgcgaaacaaaaaggaaaaccCCAAATACACAGCGAAGGGCCACCCAAAGATCTGCTGGATGCGGAGAGGATGCAAGAAaaaacaacagaaaaaaatGGAAACGAAACAGCCGCACGTCTCGTGTGGCCTCACCTCCGCCCTCCGATTATGCAAGGCAACCAACGATCCACAGATAAAAAAGGGGGTAGAGACCGTTCGTCACGATGCGAGGAGCACCTGTGGTGATGTGCGCGCCCAGAAAGAGTGAAGAAAAGATAACAGCAGCTATCGCATAGCGAAAAATGCTTGAGAGGAAAGAGCCGGTAGACAGGAAAGAAGAGAgtcgtgtgcgcgcgcaagcGCCACAGAGGAAGAGTCACAGAGGGCACGGAATGAAAGCGCGCAGCTCTGAGTTTAGTATGCAGGTACACAAAATGTGTGTTTCTGCGTTTGTGTATATCAATACCTTCTTTCCTTCGGCAGCGTGTGAAAAAGACAGTGAAGAGGCGTGCAGATAGAAGAGGCGGGAGAGCGAGGTACACCCGAGGCCATTGGCCGAGTCGGCACACGCGTCCCAGTCGGTCCGACCTCTGCCATGTGTGCGGTCGTACCGCTTACACAGAGAGGGCCATACCAGCGGGAGCAGAGCGCGTCTCTCCATACAAGCGCATCGGTACGTGTATatgcctgtgcctgtgtgcacgGACGGGAGTGCGGAGCCGCTCGTCCTTCCAGTTACATATCGCACCCTCCCCGTGCCACCAGTTGTGGCCCTTGGCGCTTGGTGTGCAAGATCACGGCTCGGCCTGTCTGTGGGGCTCTCGCCGGATTTTATGCAACGGGCCGTGGTTCGCGCATGGACGGAGAGTCACGGAGTGAAGTCGCTCCGCGTTGGCTGTATGAGTGTTTGAAGATAGCCCGTGAggacagcagcgatgacAAAGGCGCCATCCAAATGAAGGGAagccgcagctccagcagagAAGAAAATAAAAGAACAGGCGCCTCCCATGAGCAGCGCACCTACACGGTCGGCTGGGCCgtgcccccatcgcgtgccCGTAGCGTCACCCCGAGTTCCTGCCGCTCTGCGGGTGCGTGCTCTCTTCCTACCGCGCCCCCGTctcgtgctcctcctcgcggtTAAACACATCAGGGCCACGAGGTCCATCGTCCGCTCGTCCCGgaagcgtgcgctgcagagaGTGAGCCTGTGCGAGACCCGCGCCTGAGTGAGGAGGCAGTCGAAGGCCCTCTTCAAGGCCAACGAAGTGTCGCGGGCCTCTGCTGGCGTCATGCCGCGCCCATTGAATGCGACGCCTTAGATCGCcgagaagacgacgagggTCTGCATCGTGTACGACCTTGGCCAAAACGGGTCGCTTCTGACGATTCAGGCAAGTTTTGAGTGCTCAGCAGAGACCCCTGTCTGCATCCGCTTCGTTTCCCGGCAGCGGGCGCGGGCGGCTTCCACCGATCTGCTGAGAGCCGCTTCGAGGAAGGTGCTGTGGGCCGGGCCCTCGAGGCTACGGACGTACTCCTCCGGCACCTgcaccccttccctcctttgTTGGATGATTGCATCATTCGCAATGAGAATCTCGCTGTGCGTAAAGCGTCCGCCTTTTCCTAAATCTTCGGCGCTCATCAGGTACGATCGGCAGCCGGTGTAACCCTTCTTGAGCTCCGCAGACATGAGGCCGCGCGAGGCTTAGCCATGCATGAGAAGTCCATGCA
This genomic interval carries:
- a CDS encoding protein kinase, putative, whose translation is MSSSAGDYGESYQRSDERNELAPSGEKSENAAYGWPSEMLNACTDFSAPQSLYQLNAQTPPPFAPFAPSPLSRPASQSAPTQQRSEGTPLQAETARKHGSSLRAHTSTFHSTLSSAAPSLGSGELSSSPFPHRHSDTYERPLPPEALGARQLVDYIFTPHSPGRPHSSLSPPSVVPRPSPREIGWPMPLLAEPVNPSSGRRLVFFGKGQQPQFVLGEKKNRFIAVTFKPILSVAAAAVVSAAPELGDTSTTTGYASYGTVLGYSDDNTKIVWHDRSERFASYVSLSSIQSIHRASAMQCRHCGFVLLKQELREHMNTHKKGSGVEYGVFTDDESLGMLCGDSGLMQNLASPRRLGEGAQGVVDLMEVVQPTMEEVAQAGPSSAAYRFVSEHLSHESRLQKVVLKSMHFGSEAKALDEYQKSVRFMTVMQHPHLVEYLAVQLKPDRRTVCICMPYYQEGDVGAMIRSFRGGHFDESFVCSVALQLSLALAFLHERNPPIVHGDLKVENAMFYNNKQQIVLTDLDASREVLGGYQEAVQSSLGTTAYMAPETLKVERLMPSSDMWSLGVFLYVLTVLPDFPMILNPNTQNLDLLNADCWATEEDLRAMESYSSALNDGHSNAPSVNAGSGNCGITLGECVRANITRKGYSRDLAQLVVDLLSYNPLKRPTAEVVGCRLTEIMTDYLLEF